In the Mytilus galloprovincialis chromosome 10, xbMytGall1.hap1.1, whole genome shotgun sequence genome, one interval contains:
- the LOC143048417 gene encoding transient receptor potential cation channel subfamily A member 1 homolog isoform X4, whose protein sequence is MRNIPVPPSESELPMRHIESADDFSKSVCNFLIKSNAKINIEDRYGQTPLHYAAMRGNEIVAKELLALPGINLEAQDKQGMRPIHMAATHNQESICSMLLEAGCELRCQDNEKLTPLHCATTEGTVEIVKVLFEAAESRGSWVSVADMLADRDCDYNTPLHLAVENGNYEVVKLCLQKKANLNTPADNYMYPLHLASKAGDVKSVKLLVDYGARIDVRNIEMATPLHIAAQYNHKDIVEFFLRQPKPPIEYRDKDGFSPLLIAATYGHAETIHQLLRKGADYEAVEKNDKTAVYLACEEDKPEALSALLKYKAVRNMINTGDRFDYDPLHIAAMKGFLQVLRILIENGADVDSKNEEEQTPLHLAADNGRTNCVRELLSADHSAANDEDENSNTPLHLAALSGHSKVANLLLTNGADVSARNGSMWTPLDCAAAKGWVKTAKVLLEADSPVDPMDKTKTTPLHLGCRYGHSDVVKLLITWKANVTQCDSDGYNCLDLAIDNNKVDVATEIVNSVFWEDALRNETIDIATGSRTTPMRKLIKKMPDVAEAVFLRCMTDNKKNPEHKDYAVWFNYEFLDDTYANWAEPGTSEIGSGSGSVYGDDFKLSKKARAYTTDSGEMKKNHPLMIMVTSKREDLLAHPLVTALLKHKWNSFGRVFYYINFFIYSVFLTFLTGYIVETKPPFVYELELGAGNNTCDMVNLANTRDKDYDQPLFARIGKYVIMALAAWNLLRELLQVYQAKLQYLGWENLIEWVTYICALLLVIDFKTCQRDTGFREDWQWSLGATSIFLAWIELVLFLQKFPALGIYVVMFKDILNTFIQFFVVFVLFIVAFALGFYTLLQNQEPFASVWQSLMKTTVMMIGEFEYDSIFNDQFRDPSSASYDYRSIVFQEPITYVLFVVFMVIMSIIIMNLLVGLAVDDIKAVQEQAALKRMAMQVELALDVERLVPEFIRRRFVIQKQKIRPNERSLNPLKKLSAIEAGDLSSAAISKALSPELDEIEKLQESQDHLQKDVKKLKSNIKDIQAQNNKLESMILALLKKEGVGFEEEDFQDTENLQLI, encoded by the exons ATGAGAAACATTCCAGTACCA CCTTCTGAAAGCGAGTTACCGATGCGACACATTGAGTCTGCAGATGATTTCTCCAAGAGTGTGTGCAATTTCCTGATAAAAAGTAATGCCAAGATTAACATAGAGGACAGATATGGTCAGACTCCACTTCATTATGCTGCTATGAGAGGCAATGAAATTGTTGCTAAGGAGTTGTTAGCTTTACCTGGTATAAACTTAGAG GCTCAAGATAAACAGGGAATGAGACCTATCCACATGGCAGCTACCCACAACCAGGAGTCTATATGCAGTATGTTATTGGAAGCTGGATGTGAGTTACGATGTCAGGACAATGAAAAGTTAACACCCTTGCATTGTGCAACCACAGAAGGAACAGTTGAAATTGTTAAAGTTTTGTTTGAAGCTGCTGAATCCAGAGGAAGTTGGGTATCAGTTGCTGat ATGTTAGCGGACAGAGATTGTGATTACAACACTCCACTTCATTTGGCTGTGGAAAATGGAAACTATGAGGTTGTCAAACTTTGTCTACAGAAGAAAGCAAATCTCAACACACCAGCCGACAATTACATGTACCCACTTCATTTAGCTTCAAAGGCTGGCGATGTTAAAAGTGTGAAGCTGCTAGTCGACTATGGAGCTCGTATTGATGTCAGAAACATAGAAATGGCCACTCCATTACACATTGCAGCTCAATACAATCACAAAGATATTGTAGAGTTTTTCTTGAGACA ACCAAAGCCTCCTATTGAGTATAGAGACAAAGATGGATTTTCTCCACTGTTGATAGCAGCTACATATGGCCATGCTGAGACCATACATCAACTTCTAAGAAAAGGAGCTGATTATGAAGCAGTTGAGAAGAATGACAAGACAGCTGTGTACTTGGCGTGTGAGGAGGATAAACCAGAAGCTTTATCT GCATTATTGAAGTACAAAGCTGTACGTAATATGATCAACACTGGAGACAGATTTGATTATGATCCATTACACATTGCTGCCATGAAAGGATTTTTACAAGTTCTAagg ATCCTGATAGAGAATGGTGCTGATGTAGACAGTAAGAATGAAGAAGAACAGACTCCTTTACATTTAGCTGCAGACAATGGCAGAACAAA ttGTGTAAGAGAATTGTTAAGTGCTGACCATTCTGCTGCTAATGACGAAGATGAGAATTCTAACACACCTCTTCACTTAGCTGCTCTGAGTGGACATTCTAAAGTGGCCAATCTGCTGTTGACCAATGGAGCTGATGTCAGCGCTAG AAATGGCAGTATGTGGACCCCACTTGATTGTGCTGCAGCTAAAGGTTGGGTTAAGACAGCTAAAGTTCTGTTAGAGGCTGATTCTCCAGTAGATCCTATGGATAAAACAAAG ACTACACCACTCCATCTTGGCTGTCGCTATGGCCATTCTGATGTTGTGAAACTTTTGATCACATGGAAGGCTAATGTTACCCAGTGTGATTCAGATGGCTATAACTGCTTAGATTTGGCCATTGATAACAATAAAGT TGATGTTGCTACTGAAATAGTGAATTCTGTGTTCTGGGAAGATGCATTAAGAAATGAAACTATTGACATTGCTACCGGCTCAAGGACAACACCAATGAGAAAATTGATCAAGAAAATGCCAG ATGTTGCAGAGGCTGTGTTTTTGCGCTGTATGACAGATAACAAGAAGAATCCTGAACACAAAGATTATGCAGTGTGGTTTAACTATGAATTTCTGGATGATACCTATGCCAACTGGGCTGAACCAGGAACCAGTGAAATAGGATCTGGATCAG GAAGTGTATATGGTGATGATTTCAAACTATCGAAAAAAGCTAGAGCCTACACTACAGATTCTGGGGAGATGAAGAAAAATCACCCATTGATGATAATG gtgACATCTAAACGAGAAGATTTGTTAGCTCACCCACTGGTAACAGCTTTACTGAAGCACAAATGGAACAGTTTTGGTCGAGTCTTCTACTACATCAACTTCTTCATTTATTCTGTTTTCCTGACTTTTTTGACAGGATATATTGTAGAAACTAAACCTCCTTTTGTATA TGAATTAGAACTTGGTGCAGGGAATAACACGTGTGATATGGTGAACCTTGCAAACACTAGAGACAAAGACTATGATCAACCGTTGTTTGCTAGGATTGGAAAGTATGTCATCATGGCTTTGGCTGCATGGAATCTGTTAAGAGAG CTGCTCCAAGTGTACCAGGCCAAACTGCAATATTTAGGTTGGGAGAATCTGATAGAATGGGTGACCTATATTTGTGCCTTGCTGTTGGTGATTGATTTCAAAACCTGTCAGCGAGATACTGGTTTTAGAGAA GACTGGCAATGGTCATTGGGAGCTACATCTATATTTCTAGCCTGGATAGAATTGGTGTTGTTTTTACAGAAGTTTCCAGCGTTAGGAATCTATGTTGTGATGTTCAAGGACATCCTTAATACATTCATACAGTTCTTCGTTGTTTTCGTCTTATTCATTGTGGCCTTCGCTTTGGGATTTTATACATTACTACAAAATCAG gaaCCATTTGCCTCAGTGTGGCAATCATTGATGAAGACAACCGTAATGATGATAGGAGaatttgaatatgattctatttttAACGACCAGTTTCGTGATCCATCAAGTGCTAGTTATGATTATCGTAGCATTGTATTCCAAGAACCAATAActtatgtgttgtttgttgtctTCATGGTGATCATGTCCATCATCATCATGAACTTACTG GTTGGTTTGGCTGTAGATGACATTAAGGCAGTACAGGAACAAGCAGCATTAAAGAGAATGGCTATGCAG GTTGAACTGGCTCTAGATGTGGAAAGACTTGTGCCTGAATTTATAAGAAGAAGATTTGTTATTCAAAAGCAAAAAATCAGGCCGAACGAAAGATCATTGAATCCACTGAAAAAGCTCTCAGCAATTGAAGCTGGGGATTTGTCTTCTGCTGCTATTTCTAAGGCTTTGAGCCCAGAATTG GATGAGATAGAAAAACTACAAGAAAGTCAAGACCACCTACAGAAAGATGTGAAGAAGTTAAAATCCAATATTAAAGACATCCAGGCTCAGAACAATAAGTTAGAGAGCATGATATTGGCATTACTGAAGAAAGAAGGTGTAGGATTTGAAGAGGAGGATTTCCAGGACACTGAAAACTTACAACTCATTTAA